The DNA sequence GTCTCAACATCTTTTCCAAGTTCAGTGTTTTCGATTTTTGATGGCCTCCAAATCTTCTTCTTCCAATTATAAAAGGAAATCCAATTTGGCCCGAGCCGCGAGTTAGTGATGAATACCATCTAACCATCAGGAGTACTACTACAAAAGCAAGACCTCAAACTATCAGAAAGTTCAGAGGGAAAGGCAATAGCATGCTTTACCCATTCTTCACTGCTTTTAGATCTCTCCAAAATCCACAAATCCATCTCTCCTTTCGTCGACCGATCAACAACTGCTAACTTTCCCTCCAATTCTATCAAGTAATAAAACCATCCTTCCGGATCATATTGTAAATCTTTCCACCACGGGACAATTCTGAAAATTTCGGTTCTAAGATTAAATTCCACTATGCAGAATCTTTTGTTGTAAAAACCAAAGTTATATATAGCTCCATTAATGCAAACTCCTCCCTTCAGTAATGGAAAAAAATCGACTGTGCTTTTGATCTCTCTCCATGATTTGCTTGTTCCTAGAGTGTAAACCCAATATCTCAAGGGTAAACAAGAATGTCTAACCAACAAAATTTTGTACTTGCTTTTATCTGGTTCGAAACCTAATGAATAGTAACAATCAGTTATCTCGTCAAAGAAATTTAGGCGAGGAAGAGGTCTTACTTTTCTTGTAATGGGATTATAAATAACAGGGGGCAGCCGACTTGTACTACACCATAAGCCAAACAAGCCTTTAGCATAACCAAATTTAGGATAAATTATTAAGCCACGCAATTTCCCAACACGAATAACAGAGGCTTTTGATGTTCCACCTCCACGTCTATGCTGTAAAAAATTTCTTTATCCCTTAAGTGTATGAGGAATTTGGCTTTATCAGGATGATGTATAGAGTTATACTGATGGATGTCTACGAAACACGAATCTGATACAAGAGAGCTATAAAATTTAGAAACGCACTTGAAACGCATTAAAGACTTGATAGGAAGCCAAGAGAATATATCATAGATAATTTCGTCAGGAATGGAAAATTTTGTACGAGCAGTCTCCATCATCTTCTTTACATGAGGAATTGAAGTGTTTGTAGGCAATTTTACTAGGGTTTAAAGACGTAGCTTATTGTACAGGGCTATGCTTTATATAGATTTGTTTTAAGAGTAATTAGCTAATTTGCTCCCTTAACATATACTCTTTTGTTACTtacatcttcttctttttttgtgtgATGTTTTGCACCCTAATCTTCTGAATTCATTACAAAACCAAAAAAAGTTACTTATCTCTTGAACAAACATAGACTTTTATTAGACTGAACCAGCAATCAACTAGTTTACGATAAAACTAGGAACATATTCCCAATAGAACTAGATTTGCTTGCCTTTTAACCCGAACTAGAGAAACATTAGGATATCTCCTTAACAAGAAATGCCAAGCCTCTAAAAGATTCCAAACTCTGTAAAATCTTCACTTGAGGAGTTACAAGAAAGCACAATTTCCTGGGCGTCACATTCAACTATACCCGGGCCATTAAAATGTTAAATCAACTAGACGAGAGCAACACGTAAACCTATAATTTCAGTATGCCTCGCATTGATACAACCTCGAAAAACCGAAGAAGCTGCAGCTATAGACTGACCTGCTGAATCACGCATAATAGCCCTACTCCATTGTAGCCCGAAGTATGGAAGACAACTGCATCTATAATACATTTCCAGATCCCATGTGGAGGCTTAGACCGAGACTGGGCTACAACCTGAGTGGAAGCACGCACTAGACCTCCCAATCACTTTTCAGTCATGGCGATCTTCCATTCGCTTAAAACTTTCGAAACTTCAGATAACACATGCATAAGTAGGAGAAAGAACTTTATCATTCTACACAAGTTCATTCCTCATAATCCAAATATTCCAAAGAACTTCGGATAATACATAAGTAGGAGGAAGAACTTCACCAGTCCACACAAGTTCATTCCTCATGGCCTAAATTTTCCAAAGAACTGCACGTATGCCTAGACTCAAAGAATTTGAGTCAGTAACAACACGGCTAAGGAACTTTGTCATACTAATGCCTTTCACATCTAGTTCATACTGCCTTAGCCACCCAACAATTAAGACCTTTGTCACAACTCGTTTAATTGTTTCACAATAACGAGAGGTCAAATTATACAGTAGAAATCTCCGGAGTTTTTAAACCCAACTACTTGATGAATGAAACATTGTAATACCTTGGCTGTTCTAATTTATACATACCAATCTTATTTTGAACAGTATAGAACATTGTTgctatttttttataatttttaagtaTTTGTATTCcctttttatattattatttagaaGCCACTCTCATAATGGgggttattgtcacgacccgaaatctcacTCGTCGTGATGAcgcatatctcaatactaggcaagccgacaacatcaataacccataatttctttaaaatacgaaaaacataataattaagtttaagagaaaatcccataaatactaGATATAATACACtcctaaaatccggtgtcactgagtacatgagcatttatagATCACTAGTCTGGAAaacatggtctataatagtctgagactaaatacagtaaacaaaagaTAGGGAAGgggagacaaggtctgcgaaacacgacaacgACCTtagaatctccggaaaatcaaatgtgcgaatgAATCAACACTCACTATGTcagggaacacctggatctgcacaaaagtgcAGGGTGtggtataagtacaaccaactcagtaagtaacaatactaaataaagaactgaagatagtggcgagcttcacagctaagtccaaatacattaaTTTCAACATAAAATGGTAGGCatactctcaagttcaacatttaaaatttcacaataattttatatcaacttcgactgaaaaaaaaagataatgtcttttagaaatttccGAAACAGTGATTTATGACCGTTgaaatgcaacaataatgaaatcaatgcatcatctcagagtaacagtcactcagtcatctcattcactccaacctcacaatcactctttcctcatagccactcattcctcacagtcactcatttctctcaatcactcggcacttggCACTTAGCACTCAGCACGTACATGCGCTCACTGAaggagtgtacagactccggatagactccttcagcccaagcgctataacaagccaatcatggcataaatcaataaaacatgttgtagcgtgcaaccctatcccataaatatcctcacaattaggccatcggcctcactcagtcatcaaccactCCAGTCTATCGGACTCTCAGGAATCATGATAAGAAgcccaacaataatgatatgatccatcaataatgaacaagagagaccgggatgtaatatgcaagtaaaaccgtgactgagtacaaaatagtaatttatcagataattcaacatgtacacggcctctgtgggtcctaacagtgtcaacacatggtttaaacataaTTTATAGTTCGATTTCCCTAATACGTGGAAAAATGTACATGTAGCAACAATTTATTTAACAACACAGATCCatgaaattgaccaagtcacaattcctacggtgcacgcccacacgcccgtcacctagcatgtgtgtcacctcaaaaccaatcacataacacatactCCAGattttcataccctcgggaccaaatttagaactgttacttacctcaaaccatataattctttattcagcaatgtctttgcctcgcgaatcggcctccaaatgccttgaatctagccataaataattcgattcaatcaatacaaattataggaattaattccatatgaaaatataaattttccaacaaaaatccaaaattgcactcaaaaatcgtctgtggggcctacgtctcggaacccgacaaaaattacaaaatatgaacgcccattcatcCACGGGTCCAACCaaaccaaatttatcaaattccgacaacaactcgaccttcaaattctcaaatcttattttcaaatccctaggcccaaatcctctaattgcacctcaaaaacacataatctagtcgaaatactcaatgataatttaaaaattaattctTATACGGTACCTTATACACTTCCTTCTTCCAACTTCAAGAAGCATATCAATAATAACACAACAATGACCTCAAGAACATGCAGGAGAGATGGAATCTTACCTTAATAAACTAGGACCTGCCAATTATGCTCTAAACAGTCATGCCATAAGCAGCTACGACAAGCTAATCTATGAGAGATGGAGGGATAAATTCCCCATTATGATTTTGTTGCCCACGTTTTGCCCCGTCAAAAGatagaaaaattttaaaaataaaatctcaAAGTAGCCTCTCAATCTCTCATGTTTTTGTGCTTTTAAGGCTAGGTGGTGATGCTTGTTAATAATATACATATTATGAAAATGAAACTTTGAAGTTTACTAATGCTTAGTGAGTTGTGAGCCCACGTAATAATcatttaataagaaaaagaagCTTGGACATGGACTCCATAATTGTCCCCTATTTTGGACACTTGTCTTCCACTAATCCCTAATTATATCATTGCATTTAACTAATTACCCTCATAATTAATTTCTAAATCTCATTTCACTTGAATACTAATATAATTCATATACATTACTATCAAGGTTATATTAtatagcactagtccataaatatggggtattatagtttgtaccgtattttatcccaaaatatcaaacttcgaccaacctcattttcttcaactcgttTACTGTTTGACCTTCACGActcttacttatcacttgtttgaaataacataatatttATAACCATCCAAATTCAagttcgaggtcgtttacacataagttaacatttgatcaacttttccaacttaagttttcaattatgagacaaagtgtctcaattcactctgaaatcttttcggacccgaaccagcTAACCCGGTAAGTCGTAAAACgactataaagtataaatttaGCAGTAAATAAGGAAacatggttataatactcaaaatgaccgatcgagtcATTACAGTTATAGATATTTAACCTTAATTTAATGCATAGTTTAATTAACATCTTATACTAAATTAATCGCGATGACGAACTAACTTTATGGACTAAGCATAAATTGAAACCCGTGCTTCAAAAATTAGTTAATAATGTCAAAAAAAGTTAAATAACGTGCTTCAATAATATGAAATAAATTTCTAAGTTTAACAGCTAGCAAAATTCCAAAGATGGTAAAAGCCAGTGCACCACATAGTTGAAACTGTTAATAATTAGCGAATCAAAATCAGTGGCTCTTTGTGTAGAACATGTTCAATGTTGGAAAAAAAATTAATACTTATATTCTTTCTTTAATATATCCACTTCAATTAAAATGAATCTCAGCGCCGGGAGATCTTCTTGCATCTGTCGGTGAAACGTGTCCACTAGCTGCATCACTTGGCTGCAGCAAAAAGTATAAAAAAAAACAATACAAGTATTAAGAGGAGTATCAGGAAACAAGTCATTAAGATAAAATATATGTTGTCTACTTAAACCAACAAAAAAGAATGTAACGGGACAAGGTACGAAGCCTCTAGTCTAAAAGGTAGACGGTATGCAACACGAATACAAAGAGAATAAAGCGTTTGTTTAATAAGTGAAAACAACACTTACGGCAGAATTCATGTAGACGATTACTTCTTCATTTTGAATTACTATCCTCTAACTTCGACCAGAATGTTCTGTTATAGTGATCCTTTGAACAAAGAAATATGAATCATTTGGTTTTCTGCAGGTTTGGGGGCTGACTTGAAGTAAAATTGTGTAATACTAGCTGGTTTTAGAGTTGAAATTGACATGTATGAAAAATAAAATTGCAcaatacaccaaaaataaaagAACTTATCATGTACCGTTGTAGGAGGAGAAGCAAAGATCCCATCAAATTATTCTGGTATTGACCCTTCCTTCATTATCATGTATGCTTTGAGAGTATTTATCAATTGATTGTACTTCTCTTGGCATCCAGAAGAAAAACATCCAACATTATTACTCACAATTCTAATATTACCAAGACGAAGATTTGTCTCTCTGAAAGTATTGCTTGGAGTAGCTCCTAATCCCAAACATCTTACCCTTCGAGGATGCTCTTTGCCTAGCACCTTACCAACAACATCATTTGGAGAAATTTCAGACTCATCCACTGTACTTTCACTCACTGCTAGCTTAATTTTttccaaaacataatacacaaaaaAAATATGAGCCAATATTATAACTGTATATTTTACGGCCTGAATCAGTAACCTGAAAAAGAAAGGTCGCTACTGCTATTGCCGACACTATTAATCTGACATTACCCTAATATAGTATTACTATATTAAATTCCAGGTTTTAAATGTGAAAGTTAGAAAAAAAGCAActaaagaagaaaatgaaaaacaCATTATTAATGGTAAGCATGTATGTAGTAATTGTTGAGACATATCCAAAGGCCCACAACACAGTTAAAGGCTAAGCACCCACCCTATATTCAAAATGTTGTTATCACTTTCTCCTCGTTGAAAAATCTCTTTTCCCACTTTGCCCCACGACTACCACACTTTCCTTCACATGTTTTTGTCATGTTCAATAAATTACAACTACACCAAATTAAATAAAACATAGGGCCAGTTTATTAGTATCTGTTACACTAATAACAGGACAGGAACTGAAGGAGACAATTCTCCTGACTGCTAATATAACTTTATAACAAGAAACAATATTTCCAAATACAATTCAAGCAGCAAATTTCTGACTGAAATTACAAAATAGATCATTTTCATGCATTTCTCATGGACCGTGCACAAGGCAACTTTACAACACAGTAAAAGTCAATAGGAACAAACAAAAATCAATTTATCTGTCTAAGAAAGTTGTGGATAACAACTTCTTTTCCATTGCTATTGGAGAAGATTAAACAAAAGATATCAGCTTGAAATCCTAAAGAACCCAAAAAAATGAAGAGAAAAGACTCTTAACATATTCCGAAAGCAAGATTAACCAGAAttcaagagaataagagaaaaaaaAACTACAGATAAAAACATCAACAACGAACAAAAATTCGCAACTTTTACAGACATATTAGGAATAAAGAGATGATATTTACAATATCAACCGGTGCTTTGATGTGCTTAACAATAGAAGAAGAACACTGGTGGTCACTAGCATTCCTTTTATCAACAAAGTTCACCATATGATTCCATTTATTCTAGTTTTCATGATAGTCACACATAGATCATTCTATCTTAGCTGTTCAGAGCAACATAGTATCATTTACAAGACTGCCGACTAGAGTCATTTAGGCAAACAAGTCAACATGAGAACATGAACAGAATTATCACTAAGAGTCAGTCAATAGACTAGACCAAAACATCATGACATAAAGGTTGAAACAAACATAATGATGCAGGTGTAATGGTCTTATATTGTAACTTACACATATTTCTTTTGCCTCCTCATTTACATATGATCCATCTTTTTTCGTATGTGTAGCAAGATAAAGTTGTGCTCGTCCGGGCTTACTCCCAGTCTCAGCCATCTAtgtatgaaaataaaaataagtcaGAATAGTTTAATTAAAGTAAAAGAAATAGATACACTATTTTGAGTTTTTAATCCTTGATCTCTAGACAAAACTCGAAATTTGAATCCATTGATGTTATAAGCAGTGAACCTTCTAGCATTTGGTGCTGGACCTCGTGCTAGGAACTTCAGATCAGTAGAGATGGTGTCTGCAATTTCTGGGTTCATAATCTAATAATAACAAACTTATTTTAGTCAAGCATATTAAATCCCAGGAGAATAGCTACGTAAAGCAAATATTATTATACCATTCACTCATCCGCTTTGGGAACCAATCAGGAAACTCTCTATTAACCCTCCTCTCTAAATCTGATGCTGAAGGTCTCCGTCCTCTTGTGATCTTTCTTATGTGATCCCTAAACCCACTTCAAAGGAGCTAACTATATCGATTTTAATTAATTTAACTCTAAACTTTTGCCGTTATGCATATCAATTTTATTTACTTACTCAATAAATGGCTTCACTGCTGAACAATTAAATAACACATATCGATGAGCTTGAATCTTCACCAATTGAGTCAAGGAGAATGTTGAGGAGCCTCCAACCGGTTTACCTCGTGGAGGGAAGATAGAGGACATTTTAAAAGCCTCATTAAGATTTGGTTCATCATTTACACATCTAGGCCTATTCGGCCTTGACTCAATCCCCTCAAAGTAACGAGAACAAAAAGTTAGAGCTTCTTCAACAATATAATCTTCAGCTATGGAACCTTCTGGTTGTGCCTTATTCCCTATGAGGGACTTAAAATGACCTAACAATCTATAACATAAAATGAAACAGGTTTAGAACAAGCACTTAACTTGAATTAATATAACATATATCAAAATTCCGAATAAGAAATATTTTACCTTTCAACAAAATACATCCACCTATAATGTACCGGACCACCTTGTATTGCTTCATCTACTAGATGGACAATTAAATGAACCATTACAGTAAAGAACGATGGTGGGAATAATATCTCCAAGTGGCAAAATGTGAGCACAATGCGATCTTCTAACCTTTCTAGATCCGCCAAACACAAACTTTTAAGACAAAGTTctttgaaaaaagaagaaagctCTACTGAGACTGCAACAACCTCCTTTGGCAGCACATTGCGAATTGCTATTGGTAGCAATTGTTCCGTAATAATGTGACAATCATGACTCTTTAATCCAAAGATTTTCCTTTGGTCCGGATCAATGCAATGAGAAATATTACTCGATTAACCATCCGGCACTGAAATATTCTTTAAAGTTGTGATGAAGgccactttcttttcctttggaatGGTAAACACAGCAAGCCGACAACCATCATTCTCATCAGGCCAAAGATCACTCCTTATACCCATATCTTGTAAATCTTTTCGTGCCTTAATATTGTCTTTTGACTTGTCTTTATCATTTAGCAATGAATATATAATATTGCCAAACACATTCTTTTCGATGTGCATGACGTCTAAATTGTGGCGCAACGAATTGAATTCCCAATATGGAAGATTAAAGAATATGCTTTTTTTTCTCCATTGTTGCGCTGCACCTTGCCCAATATT is a window from the Nicotiana tomentosiformis chromosome 10, ASM39032v3, whole genome shotgun sequence genome containing:
- the LOC104111285 gene encoding uncharacterized protein, yielding MVHLIVHLVDEAIQGGPVHYRWMYFVERLLGHFKSLIGNKAQPEGSIAEDYIVEEALTFCSRYFEGIESRPNRPRCVNDEPNLNEAFKMSSIFPPRGKPVGGSSTFSLTQLVKIQAHRYVLFNCSAVKPFIDGFRDHIRKITRGRRPSASDLERRVNREFPDWFPKRMSEWYNNICFT